In a single window of the Streptacidiphilus sp. P02-A3a genome:
- a CDS encoding penicillin-binding transpeptidase domain-containing protein: MNGGVKAGVIGACVVVLAAGGYGAYQLVGKGGVGGSPKPDPSATMISATPPTDPLALKQAQAFLDAWASGAAGYPKAAADTDAAATAQQALTSYSSGLGLSTIAFGKPLTAVPDPAVPNAVKVGFTVTAKVGGPTGHLWSYPDSLDVVQTNSGVTSVRWSSAVLYPKLGTGQSLKAGAVPAAPGTATVLASDGTPLTAAKYPSLTQIIPTIAGSAEGLRAVTGGSGGSGVVVTNAAGTTVSTVKVFTPATGGTITTTINASLQAVAEQAVVAPTLDGKPGSVVALDRTNGHILAIAYSGHSGNTAINAELAPGSTMKIITSAALFDDAGLNPSSPAPCTADVVADGQVFHNDSDITANPRTTIEQGFAESCNASFIKDGYDDLVHGSDATALAKEADDVFGLGNWDIGGGVETANPQVPMNPAGSNAAADLIGQGTVTMNPLVLASLAATVRDGAFHQPIILPGQPQPPAAKAMNPTTDGYLRQIMAFDANNSMGTAYPRMNQIPGSGAKTGTAEVGPTGNTTTNGWFTAYDDNISAAALVQGGTTGVGTAGYIVQSLLNADH, from the coding sequence ATGAACGGCGGCGTCAAGGCCGGAGTGATAGGCGCGTGTGTGGTGGTGCTCGCGGCGGGCGGGTACGGCGCGTACCAGCTGGTCGGCAAGGGCGGTGTCGGGGGCAGTCCGAAGCCGGACCCCTCGGCGACGATGATCTCGGCCACGCCGCCGACGGATCCGCTGGCACTGAAGCAGGCCCAGGCCTTCCTGGACGCGTGGGCCTCGGGGGCCGCCGGCTACCCGAAGGCCGCCGCCGACACCGACGCCGCGGCCACCGCGCAGCAGGCGCTGACCAGCTACAGCAGCGGGCTCGGCCTGAGCACGATCGCCTTCGGCAAGCCGCTGACGGCGGTGCCGGACCCGGCCGTCCCGAACGCCGTCAAGGTGGGATTCACCGTCACCGCCAAGGTCGGCGGCCCCACCGGGCACCTCTGGTCGTACCCGGACTCCCTGGACGTGGTGCAGACCAACAGCGGTGTCACCTCGGTCAGGTGGAGCAGCGCGGTGCTCTACCCGAAGCTCGGGACGGGCCAGTCGCTGAAGGCCGGAGCGGTTCCGGCCGCCCCCGGCACCGCGACCGTCCTCGCCTCCGACGGCACCCCGCTGACCGCGGCCAAGTACCCCTCGCTCACCCAGATCATCCCCACCATCGCCGGCAGCGCCGAGGGCCTGCGGGCGGTGACCGGGGGCAGCGGCGGCAGCGGGGTGGTGGTCACCAACGCCGCCGGCACCACCGTCTCCACCGTCAAGGTCTTCACCCCGGCCACCGGCGGCACCATCACCACCACCATCAACGCCTCGCTCCAGGCGGTCGCGGAGCAGGCGGTGGTGGCCCCCACCCTGGACGGCAAGCCGGGCTCGGTGGTGGCGCTGGACCGCACCAACGGCCACATCCTGGCCATCGCCTACAGCGGGCACAGCGGCAACACCGCCATCAACGCCGAGCTGGCCCCGGGCTCCACCATGAAGATCATCACCTCGGCGGCGCTGTTCGACGACGCCGGGCTCAACCCGTCGAGTCCGGCTCCGTGCACGGCCGACGTGGTGGCCGACGGCCAGGTGTTCCACAACGACAGCGACATCACGGCGAACCCCAGGACCACCATCGAGCAGGGCTTCGCCGAGTCCTGCAACGCCTCCTTCATCAAGGACGGCTACGACGACCTGGTGCACGGCAGCGACGCCACCGCGCTGGCCAAGGAGGCCGACGACGTGTTCGGGCTCGGCAACTGGGACATAGGCGGTGGCGTCGAGACCGCCAACCCGCAGGTGCCGATGAACCCGGCCGGCTCGAACGCGGCGGCCGACCTGATCGGCCAGGGCACGGTCACCATGAACCCGCTGGTCCTGGCGTCACTGGCGGCGACCGTCCGGGACGGCGCGTTCCACCAGCCGATCATCCTGCCCGGACAGCCGCAGCCCCCGGCCGCGAAGGCGATGAACCCGACCACCGACGGCTACCTGCGGCAGATCATGGCCTTCGACGCCAACAACTCGATGGGCACCGCCTATCCGCGGATGAACCAGATCCCCGGCAGCGGCGCCAAGACCGGCACCGCCGAGGTCGGCCCGACCGGCAACACCACCACCAACGGCTGGTTCACCGCCTACGACGACAACATCTCCGCCGCCGCGCTGGTCCAGGGCGGCACCACCGGTGTCGGCACCGCCGGGTACATCGTGCAGAGCCTGCTGAACGCCGACCACTGA
- a CDS encoding LysR family transcriptional regulator, protein MPADIHPRLLRAFVAVAEELHFGRAAARIPLAQQAVSRDIQSLERQLGLNLFDRSTRRVELTSAGERLLPRAVRLLALHDEIARGDTAGPLLVDLSSPGLAGPDLTAHRILALARGNAPEAELLARFHGGLAAGAAEILARRLDVSFGRFSGLPARVREQLHHVPLRVEPMAVILAEDHPLAARRSVPLRELHGYRVDICAGNPATTEWSDLGSRLLAEHGLAAAPPYSPPVGVDEMAHYVGRHRDPVLTTTGGPDIPNTVTRPLIRPVPLSLVSLVHRPDLRHPGLAALCEAARALSAREGWLRRPAGSWLPAEDAALLTRP, encoded by the coding sequence GTGCCCGCCGACATCCACCCCCGCCTGCTGCGGGCCTTCGTCGCCGTGGCCGAGGAGCTGCACTTCGGCCGGGCCGCCGCCCGGATCCCGCTCGCCCAGCAGGCCGTCAGCCGCGACATCCAGTCCCTGGAACGGCAGTTGGGCCTCAACCTGTTCGACCGCAGCACTCGCAGGGTGGAACTCACATCCGCCGGGGAGCGGCTGCTGCCCAGGGCCGTCCGGCTGCTCGCACTGCACGACGAGATCGCCCGCGGCGACACCGCCGGGCCGCTGCTGGTCGACCTGAGCAGCCCCGGCCTGGCCGGACCGGACCTGACCGCGCACCGGATCCTCGCCCTGGCCCGCGGCAACGCCCCGGAGGCCGAACTGCTGGCCCGGTTCCACGGCGGGCTGGCCGCCGGCGCGGCCGAGATCCTGGCCCGGCGGCTCGACGTCTCCTTCGGCCGCTTCTCCGGCCTGCCGGCCCGGGTCCGCGAGCAACTGCACCACGTCCCGCTGCGGGTGGAGCCGATGGCGGTGATCCTGGCCGAGGACCATCCGCTGGCGGCGCGGCGGTCGGTCCCGCTGCGCGAGCTCCACGGCTACCGGGTCGACATCTGCGCGGGCAACCCGGCCACCACCGAGTGGAGCGACCTCGGCAGCCGCCTGCTGGCCGAGCACGGCCTCGCCGCCGCGCCGCCGTACTCGCCGCCGGTCGGCGTGGACGAGATGGCGCACTACGTCGGGCGGCACCGCGATCCGGTGCTGACCACCACCGGCGGCCCGGACATCCCCAACACCGTGACCAGGCCACTGATTCGACCGGTACCACTCAGCCTGGTCAGCCTGGTGCACCGCCCCGACCTGCGGCATCCCGGGCTGGCGGCGCTGTGCGAGGCCGCCCGCGCGTTGAGCGCGCGCGAGGGCTGGCTGCGCCGACCGGCCGGCAGCTGGCTGCCGGCCGAGGACGCGGCGCTGCTCACCCGGCCGTGA
- a CDS encoding MFS transporter codes for MFSGYRRIFDAPGSAAFAVSGLLARFPIGMTGVGAIFMITAARGSYGLAGALSATVLLVVAAAGPQLARLVDRHGQARVAVPALVVAVAGGLAELLCLRLHAPGWTLFVSAAVTGLGPNFGSLSRARWSALHQGDEAALHSAYSLESVLDELCFILGPLAATALATTLFPASGFLAAMLLLLAGGLAFCAQRRSEPPVRRGPAGTRGSALSSPGLRILVASLLATGGVFGIIEITTIGFADAHHHKAYASLVLACYAFGSCLSGLAFGSWRPRASAAERLPRCLLAMTVSLAPLPFVGSLPVLAGALLLAGLTTAPTMVTSMALVRECVPAVRLTEGFSWATTGLLLGVSAGAAVGGWAVQHLGPGVGYRIPVATSALALLIARAGARALRGHRQGVRTDGQPTV; via the coding sequence GTGTTCTCCGGTTACCGCCGCATATTCGACGCCCCCGGCAGCGCCGCCTTCGCCGTCAGCGGCCTGCTGGCCCGGTTCCCGATCGGGATGACCGGCGTCGGTGCGATCTTCATGATCACCGCGGCACGCGGCTCCTACGGCCTGGCGGGTGCGCTGTCCGCCACCGTGCTGCTGGTGGTGGCGGCGGCCGGGCCGCAGCTGGCCCGGCTGGTGGACCGGCACGGACAGGCCCGGGTCGCGGTCCCGGCGCTGGTGGTGGCGGTGGCCGGCGGGCTGGCGGAGCTCCTCTGCCTGCGCCTCCACGCCCCCGGTTGGACGCTGTTCGTCAGCGCCGCCGTCACCGGCCTCGGCCCCAACTTCGGTTCGCTGTCCCGGGCCCGCTGGTCGGCGCTGCACCAGGGCGACGAGGCGGCGCTGCACAGCGCGTACTCGCTGGAGTCGGTGCTCGACGAGCTCTGCTTCATCCTCGGTCCGCTCGCGGCGACCGCGCTGGCCACCACGCTCTTCCCGGCGTCCGGCTTCCTGGCGGCGATGCTGCTGCTGCTCGCGGGCGGGCTGGCGTTCTGCGCGCAGCGACGCAGCGAGCCGCCGGTGCGCCGGGGCCCGGCCGGTACCCGGGGTTCGGCGCTGAGCTCGCCCGGGCTGCGGATCCTGGTCGCCTCGCTGCTGGCCACCGGCGGGGTGTTCGGGATCATCGAGATCACCACCATCGGCTTCGCCGACGCCCACCACCACAAGGCCTACGCCAGCCTGGTGCTGGCCTGCTACGCGTTCGGCTCCTGCCTGTCCGGGCTCGCCTTCGGCAGTTGGCGGCCCAGGGCGAGCGCGGCCGAACGCCTGCCGCGGTGCCTGCTGGCGATGACCGTCAGCCTGGCTCCGCTGCCGTTCGTGGGGAGCCTGCCGGTACTCGCCGGGGCGCTGCTGCTGGCCGGGCTGACCACCGCGCCGACGATGGTGACCAGCATGGCCCTGGTCCGCGAGTGCGTCCCGGCCGTCCGGCTCACCGAGGGCTTCAGCTGGGCCACGACCGGCCTGCTGCTCGGCGTCTCGGCGGGAGCCGCGGTGGGCGGCTGGGCGGTCCAGCACCTGGGACCCGGTGTCGGCTACCGGATCCCGGTGGCGACCAGCGCGCTGGCACTGCTGATCGCCCGCGCCGGTGCCCGCGCACTGCGCGGGCACCGGCAGGGGGTCCGTACCGACGGTCAGCCGACGGTGTAG